The following proteins come from a genomic window of Pseudomonas cichorii:
- a CDS encoding ABC transporter substrate-binding protein — protein sequence MKLLTLRASIAVAAFGLAASVCAKPLVVCTEASPEGFDIVQYTTAVTADASAETILERLVAFTPGTTDTVPGLAESWEISPDGLVYTFKLRKGVKFQTTDYFKPTRDMNADDVLWSFKRQMDTNHPWHARSLVGYPYFESMGFKDLLKNVEKVDDYTVRFTLSKPESPFLRNLAMPFTSIYSAEYADQLLKRDKTAELNSKPVGTGPFILTRYAKDAQVRYKANPDYWKLKVPSEALIFAITLDNNTRLQKLKANECQVALYPKPDDIASIKADPNLKIDEMEAMMTSYVAINTSHKYLGDVRVRQAINLAFDKKSYIRALFGEGKATEGVGPYPPTMIGYDNDSQSPPYDPARARTLLKEAGVPEGQVFTLFARNGGAVTNPNPLVGAQMLQGDLAKVGIKLDIRVMEWGEMLKRAKNGEHDMVFAGWAGDNGDPDNFLTPNLGCEAAKNGENYARWCNKEFEDAITQAREKTAPAERAALYKKAQQVFNQEQPWISLAYPKLFVAMRKNVEGFHISPLTNNNFTTAQVK from the coding sequence TTGAAACTGCTCACACTACGCGCCTCGATTGCCGTCGCGGCATTCGGCCTCGCCGCCAGTGTCTGCGCCAAACCGCTGGTGGTCTGTACCGAAGCCAGCCCGGAAGGCTTCGACATCGTGCAATACACCACCGCCGTGACGGCAGACGCCTCGGCAGAAACCATCCTTGAACGTCTGGTCGCGTTCACGCCTGGCACCACAGATACCGTTCCAGGTCTTGCCGAGAGCTGGGAGATCAGCCCAGACGGTCTGGTCTATACCTTCAAGCTGCGCAAGGGAGTCAAGTTCCAGACCACCGATTACTTCAAGCCCACCCGCGACATGAACGCCGACGATGTGCTCTGGAGCTTCAAGCGACAGATGGACACCAACCATCCCTGGCATGCGCGCTCACTGGTGGGTTACCCCTATTTCGAGAGCATGGGCTTCAAGGACCTGCTCAAGAATGTCGAAAAAGTCGACGACTACACCGTAAGGTTCACCCTCTCGAAACCCGAGTCGCCTTTCCTGCGCAATCTGGCGATGCCTTTCACCTCGATCTACTCGGCCGAATACGCCGATCAGTTGCTCAAGCGTGACAAGACCGCCGAACTCAACAGCAAGCCGGTTGGCACCGGCCCGTTCATCCTGACGCGCTATGCCAAGGATGCCCAGGTCCGCTATAAAGCCAACCCGGACTACTGGAAGCTGAAAGTCCCCAGTGAAGCGCTGATCTTTGCGATCACTCTGGACAACAACACTCGCCTGCAAAAACTCAAGGCAAACGAATGTCAGGTTGCGCTTTATCCAAAACCTGACGATATTGCGAGCATCAAGGCTGACCCGAATCTCAAGATCGACGAGATGGAAGCCATGATGACCAGCTATGTCGCCATCAACACATCCCACAAGTACCTTGGCGATGTGCGTGTGCGGCAAGCGATCAACCTGGCTTTCGACAAGAAGTCCTACATCAGGGCTCTGTTTGGCGAAGGCAAGGCCACCGAGGGCGTCGGCCCATACCCACCGACCATGATCGGCTACGACAACGATAGCCAAAGCCCGCCGTACGATCCGGCCCGGGCCCGTACCTTGCTCAAAGAGGCCGGTGTTCCTGAAGGACAGGTGTTTACCCTGTTCGCTCGCAATGGTGGTGCCGTGACCAACCCCAATCCGTTGGTGGGGGCGCAGATGCTTCAGGGCGATCTGGCCAAGGTAGGCATCAAGCTGGACATTCGCGTCATGGAATGGGGTGAAATGCTTAAACGCGCCAAAAATGGCGAACATGACATGGTTTTTGCGGGCTGGGCAGGCGACAACGGCGACCCGGATAACTTTCTGACGCCGAACCTCGGCTGCGAAGCCGCAAAAAATGGCGAAAACTATGCTCGCTGGTGCAACAAGGAGTTTGAAGACGCGATCACCCAGGCCAGGGAAAAAACCGCCCCTGCCGAACGTGCCGCGCTCTACAAAAAGGCCCAGCAAGTGTTCAACCAGGAGCAACCATGGATAAGCCTGGCCTATCCAAAACTGTTCGTAGCAATGCGCAAGAATGTCGAAGGCTTTCATATCAGCCCGCTGACCAATAACAACTTCACCACTGCACAGGTGAAGTAA
- a CDS encoding ABC transporter substrate-binding protein, with product MGHTILKPLLLTTALLACAPLAQAASTLVYCSEASPAGFDPSQYTSGTDFDASAETVFNRLTQFKRGGTEVEPGLATRWEVSADGLTYTFHLREGVKFHTTDYFKPSRAFDADDVLFTFNRLLDPDQPFRKAYPSESPYFTDMGLNTTIKNIEKVDAHTVRFNLNNVDAAFVQNLAMSFASIQSAEYAAQLLKEGKAADLNQKPVGTGPFVFKRYQKDSQIRYVGNKEYWKPEDVKVDNLIFSINSDAAVRLQKLKAGECQVSGYPRPQDIEEFKKDPKIKVLSQPGFNLGFLAYNVTHPPLDQLKVRQALDMAIDKPAIIKAVYQSAGQLAENALPPGQWSFDPTIKDAPYDPTKAKQLLKEAGIAPGTQINLWAMTVQRASNPNARMSAQMIQSDWDKIGIKANIVTYEWGEYMKRSRAGEHDVMIYGWTGDNGDPDNWLGVLYSCAAVKGSNFAKWCDPAYDKLVQQAKVTTDRDERIKLYKQAQQVLKAQVPITPIANSRVFQPMRQEVQDFKISPFGLTPFYGVSLSK from the coding sequence ATGGGACATACGATCTTAAAACCGCTACTGTTGACCACCGCACTGCTGGCCTGCGCCCCTTTGGCTCAAGCCGCCAGCACTCTGGTGTACTGCTCCGAAGCCAGCCCGGCTGGCTTCGACCCGAGCCAATACACCAGCGGTACCGATTTCGATGCTTCGGCCGAAACGGTTTTCAACCGCCTGACCCAGTTCAAGCGCGGTGGAACAGAAGTGGAGCCAGGGCTGGCGACTCGCTGGGAAGTGTCTGCCGATGGCCTGACCTACACCTTTCATCTGCGTGAAGGTGTGAAGTTCCACACCACCGACTACTTCAAGCCAAGCCGGGCTTTCGATGCCGACGACGTGCTGTTTACCTTCAACCGGCTGCTTGACCCTGATCAGCCGTTTCGCAAGGCATACCCTTCCGAATCGCCCTACTTCACCGACATGGGCCTGAACACCACCATCAAGAACATCGAAAAGGTCGACGCCCACACGGTCAGGTTCAACCTGAACAATGTCGATGCCGCGTTCGTGCAGAACCTGGCCATGAGTTTCGCCTCGATCCAGTCCGCCGAATATGCCGCGCAACTGCTCAAGGAAGGCAAGGCCGCCGACCTGAACCAGAAACCCGTCGGCACCGGCCCTTTCGTGTTCAAGCGCTATCAGAAAGACTCGCAGATCCGTTATGTGGGCAACAAGGAGTACTGGAAGCCTGAAGATGTGAAGGTCGATAACCTGATCTTCTCGATCAACAGCGATGCGGCCGTGCGTCTGCAAAAACTCAAGGCGGGTGAATGCCAGGTCAGCGGCTACCCTCGCCCGCAAGACATCGAAGAATTCAAGAAGGACCCGAAGATCAAGGTCCTGAGCCAGCCGGGCTTCAACCTGGGCTTCCTGGCTTATAACGTCACTCATCCGCCGTTGGACCAGCTCAAGGTTCGTCAGGCGCTGGACATGGCCATCGACAAGCCAGCCATTATCAAGGCCGTCTACCAGAGTGCCGGGCAACTGGCCGAGAACGCGCTGCCGCCAGGCCAGTGGAGCTTCGACCCAACCATCAAGGACGCACCTTACGACCCGACCAAGGCAAAGCAGTTGCTCAAGGAAGCGGGCATCGCACCGGGCACCCAAATCAACCTGTGGGCCATGACGGTGCAGCGCGCCTCCAACCCCAATGCGCGGATGTCAGCGCAGATGATCCAGTCCGACTGGGACAAGATCGGCATCAAGGCCAACATCGTCACCTATGAATGGGGCGAGTACATGAAGCGCTCCCGTGCAGGCGAACACGATGTGATGATCTACGGCTGGACCGGTGACAACGGTGACCCCGACAACTGGCTGGGCGTGCTGTACAGCTGTGCGGCGGTCAAGGGCAGCAACTTCGCCAAATGGTGCGATCCGGCCTACGACAAGCTGGTGCAACAGGCCAAGGTGACCACCGATCGCGATGAGCGGATCAAGCTGTATAAACAGGCGCAGCAAGTGCTCAAGGCACAGGTGCCGATCACGCCGATTGCCAACTCCAGGGTCTTCCAGCCCATGCGTCAGGAAGTTCAGGACTTCAAGATCAGCCCGTTCGGCCTGACGCCTTTCTATGGGGTCAGCCTGAGCAAGTAA
- a CDS encoding ABC transporter substrate-binding protein, which translates to MLKHAVIPFIVGASLLASAPFAQAASNLVFCSEGSPAGFDPAQYTTGTDFDASAETMFNRLTQFERGGTAVQPGLATSWDVSPDVLTYTFHLRKGVKFHTTPYFKPSRDFNADDVLFTFNRMIDKDQPFRKAAPTEFPYFTDMGMDSNIAKVEKVDDYTVKFVLNTVDAAFIQNLAMSFASIQSAEYADQLLKEGKAADINSKPVGTGPFVFKSYQKDSNIRFTGNKDYWKPEDVKIDNLIFAITTDPSVRIQKLKKNECQITAYPRPADLETLKADKKLKMPDQAGFNLGYIAYNVMDKIKGSDTPNPMAQLKVRQALDMAVNKQQIIDSVYQGAGQLAVNAMPPTQWSYDTTIKDTPYNPEKAKALLKEAGIKEGTEITLWAMPVQRPYNPNAKLMAEMLQSDWKKIGINAKIVSYEWGEYIKRSKGGEHDISLIGWTGDNGDPDNWLGTLYSCAAIGGNNYSMWCDEKYDALIKSAISTTDREKRTDLYKQAQRYLKEQVPITPVAHSTVNQPLRTEVEGFYVSPFGRNSFSGVSVKD; encoded by the coding sequence ATGCTCAAACACGCAGTCATTCCGTTCATCGTCGGCGCAAGCCTGCTCGCCAGCGCACCCTTCGCTCAGGCGGCATCCAACCTTGTGTTCTGCTCAGAAGGCAGCCCGGCAGGCTTCGACCCGGCCCAATACACGACCGGTACCGATTTCGACGCCTCGGCAGAAACCATGTTCAACCGGCTGACCCAGTTCGAGCGCGGCGGCACGGCTGTCCAGCCGGGTCTGGCGACCAGTTGGGATGTGTCTCCGGACGTGCTGACTTACACCTTTCACCTGCGCAAAGGCGTCAAGTTCCACACCACGCCGTACTTCAAGCCAAGTCGCGATTTCAATGCCGATGACGTGCTGTTCACGTTCAACCGCATGATCGACAAGGACCAGCCGTTCCGCAAAGCGGCCCCGACCGAATTCCCGTACTTCACCGACATGGGCATGGACAGCAACATCGCCAAGGTCGAGAAAGTCGACGACTACACCGTGAAGTTCGTTCTCAACACCGTCGATGCCGCGTTCATCCAGAACCTGGCCATGTCCTTTGCCTCGATCCAGTCTGCCGAATACGCCGACCAGTTGCTCAAGGAAGGCAAGGCTGCGGACATCAACAGCAAACCTGTCGGTACCGGCCCGTTCGTCTTCAAGAGCTACCAGAAAGACTCGAACATCCGCTTCACCGGTAACAAGGATTACTGGAAGCCCGAAGACGTCAAGATCGACAACCTGATCTTCGCCATCACCACCGATCCCTCGGTACGCATTCAGAAACTCAAGAAGAACGAGTGCCAGATTACCGCCTACCCGCGTCCGGCCGACCTTGAAACGCTCAAGGCGGACAAAAAGCTGAAAATGCCCGATCAGGCAGGCTTCAACCTGGGTTACATCGCCTACAACGTGATGGACAAGATCAAAGGCAGCGACACACCGAACCCGATGGCGCAACTGAAGGTTCGCCAGGCGCTAGACATGGCGGTCAACAAGCAGCAGATCATCGACTCGGTCTACCAGGGTGCAGGCCAACTGGCCGTCAACGCCATGCCGCCAACCCAGTGGTCCTATGACACCACCATCAAAGACACCCCGTACAACCCCGAGAAAGCCAAGGCCCTGCTCAAGGAAGCCGGCATCAAGGAAGGCACCGAAATCACCCTGTGGGCGATGCCGGTACAGCGTCCTTACAACCCCAACGCCAAGCTGATGGCCGAGATGCTTCAGTCCGACTGGAAGAAGATCGGTATCAACGCAAAAATCGTCAGCTACGAATGGGGTGAATACATCAAACGCTCCAAGGGCGGCGAGCACGATATCTCGCTGATCGGCTGGACCGGTGACAACGGTGACCCGGACAACTGGCTCGGTACCCTCTACAGCTGTGCAGCCATTGGCGGCAACAACTACTCGATGTGGTGCGACGAGAAATACGACGCCCTGATCAAGTCGGCCATCTCCACCACCGACCGGGAAAAACGCACGGACCTGTACAAACAGGCGCAGCGTTATCTCAAAGAGCAGGTGCCCATCACGCCGGTTGCCCACTCCACGGTCAACCAGCCATTGCGCACTGAAGTCGAAGGTTTCTACGTAAGCCCCTTCGGACGCAACAGTTTCTCGGGCGTCAGCGTCAAAGACTGA
- a CDS encoding ABC transporter permease subunit: MFSFIARRVGLLIPTFFGITLLTFALIRLIPGDPVEVMMGERRVDPEMHAQAMERLGLNKPLYAQYIDYVGKLAQGDLGESLRTRESVWTEFTSLFPATLELSIAALIFAGIVGLLAGVIAALKRGSLFDHGVMGISLAGYSMPIFWWGLILIMFFSVSLGWTPVSGRIDLLYDIQPVTGFMLIDTLLSDEEGAFLDALHHLILPAIVLGTIPLAVIARMTRSSMLEVLREDYVRTARAKGLSPARVVFVHGLRNALIPVLTVFGLQVGALLAGAVLTETIFSWPGIGKWLIEAIGARDYPVVQNGILLIACLVILVNFVVDILYGFANPRIRHQR; the protein is encoded by the coding sequence ATGTTTAGTTTTATTGCCCGCCGGGTGGGGTTACTGATCCCTACCTTCTTCGGCATCACCCTGCTGACCTTCGCTCTGATTCGCCTGATTCCGGGCGACCCGGTCGAAGTCATGATGGGCGAGCGCCGGGTCGACCCGGAAATGCACGCCCAGGCCATGGAACGCCTTGGTCTGAACAAACCGCTTTATGCGCAGTACATCGATTATGTCGGCAAGCTCGCCCAGGGCGACCTCGGCGAATCCCTGCGTACCCGCGAAAGCGTCTGGACCGAGTTCACATCGCTGTTTCCCGCGACCCTTGAACTGTCGATCGCAGCCTTGATCTTCGCCGGCATTGTCGGCCTTCTGGCCGGGGTGATTGCCGCACTCAAGCGCGGCTCGCTGTTCGACCACGGGGTCATGGGGATTTCCCTGGCGGGCTACTCGATGCCGATCTTCTGGTGGGGCCTGATCCTCATCATGTTCTTCTCGGTATCCCTGGGCTGGACCCCGGTATCGGGACGCATCGACCTGCTGTATGACATTCAGCCGGTAACCGGTTTCATGCTGATCGACACCCTGCTCAGCGATGAAGAAGGCGCCTTCCTCGATGCCCTGCATCACCTGATTCTTCCGGCCATCGTACTGGGCACCATCCCGCTGGCGGTCATAGCCCGGATGACTCGTTCCTCGATGCTCGAAGTGCTGCGCGAAGATTACGTGCGTACCGCACGGGCCAAAGGCCTGTCGCCCGCCCGCGTGGTGTTCGTCCACGGTCTGCGCAATGCGCTGATACCGGTCCTGACCGTTTTCGGCCTGCAAGTCGGCGCGCTGCTGGCAGGTGCCGTACTGACTGAAACCATCTTTTCCTGGCCCGGCATCGGCAAATGGCTGATCGAAGCCATCGGCGCACGGGATTATCCGGTCGTGCAGAACGGCATCCTGTTGATCGCCTGTCTGGTGATCCTGGTCAACTTCGTGGTGGATATCCTCTACGGCTTTGCCAACCCACGCATCCGTCACCAGCGCTGA
- a CDS encoding OprD family porin produces the protein MKTTSTALLALSLTSFGAVAQAEESSHTFIPTQLSTSSAQDEAKGFFEDQHLTGTTRNWYSNELLRGDDRFSYRKNGVTTPTPRRINWVQGTIVNYSSGFTQGTVGFSTEVAVYNAIALDRNRKHIAGGGNRTQAENDGDAVGQWSKLGLGNVKARISNTTLTAGRQSINTPVVAYLGNRALPSSFQGFALQSDELNNLSIQAATFDRISPRSEQSLTKFRSTYTNINATSDRMSMVGADYKPFSNVTASLYASDLEDFWKQYYFGFTHEIGDSKALALSSNLNYYKTKDSGQSKLGAIDNDTYSLSFTATHQAHSFGIAYQEVMGNEYFDYARETNAIFLANSLLSDFNGPNEKSLQLSYVINMTDYGVPGLKFNAYQARGWGIDGTHYRGTGYSDVTDLRGESHYEYGIGTSYALQSGPLKATTIRATYTTHRSTGAQIDGDINEFRLVTTIPFKIL, from the coding sequence TTGAAAACAACCAGCACGGCATTGCTTGCCCTCTCTCTGACCTCCTTCGGCGCGGTAGCCCAGGCAGAAGAAAGCAGCCATACATTCATCCCGACGCAACTGAGCACCTCCAGCGCACAAGACGAGGCAAAAGGCTTCTTTGAAGACCAGCACCTGACGGGCACCACCCGTAACTGGTACTCCAATGAGCTACTACGTGGGGACGACCGCTTCAGCTACCGGAAGAACGGTGTGACGACCCCGACTCCGCGCCGAATCAACTGGGTGCAAGGCACCATCGTCAACTACAGCTCGGGCTTCACCCAAGGCACTGTCGGCTTCAGTACCGAAGTGGCGGTGTACAACGCCATTGCTCTGGACAGGAATCGCAAGCACATTGCTGGTGGTGGCAACCGCACACAGGCCGAAAACGACGGCGACGCAGTCGGTCAATGGAGCAAACTGGGCCTGGGCAACGTCAAGGCACGCATCTCCAACACCACCCTGACCGCCGGTCGCCAGTCGATCAACACACCGGTCGTTGCCTATCTCGGCAACCGGGCCTTGCCTTCCAGCTTCCAGGGTTTTGCCCTGCAGAGCGACGAGTTGAACAACCTGTCCATTCAGGCTGCCACCTTTGACCGGATTTCACCTCGTAGCGAGCAAAGCCTGACGAAGTTCCGCTCCACCTATACCAACATCAATGCCACCTCAGACCGCATGAGCATGGTGGGTGCCGACTACAAACCTTTTAGCAACGTGACCGCCAGCCTGTACGCCTCGGATCTGGAAGACTTCTGGAAACAGTACTACTTCGGCTTTACCCACGAGATCGGTGACAGCAAGGCGCTGGCTCTGAGCAGCAACCTGAACTACTACAAGACCAAGGACTCGGGCCAGAGCAAGCTCGGCGCTATCGATAACGATACCTACAGCCTGTCGTTCACCGCGACTCACCAGGCCCACAGCTTCGGCATCGCGTACCAGGAAGTCATGGGCAACGAATACTTCGACTATGCCCGGGAAACCAACGCCATCTTCCTGGCCAACTCCCTGCTGTCGGACTTCAACGGCCCGAACGAGAAATCCCTGCAACTCAGCTATGTCATCAACATGACCGACTACGGCGTACCAGGCCTGAAATTCAATGCCTATCAGGCACGTGGCTGGGGCATCGACGGAACCCATTACAGAGGCACAGGCTACTCTGACGTCACCGATCTGCGCGGCGAAAGTCATTACGAATATGGCATCGGCACCAGCTACGCCTTGCAGTCCGGCCCGCTCAAGGCCACAACCATACGCGCCACTTACACCACACACCGCTCCACTGGGGCCCAGATTGATGGCGACATCAATGAATTCCGCCTCGTAACCACGATCCCATTCAAGATCCTGTAA
- a CDS encoding HET-C-related protein has protein sequence MNPGTSTYGNYQQTENTTGEVYEPLPVAARFEAGQGEKTRATHGSIEEILETAGFKKNEIRAIYFGNWLRDYSQLLDPKIVRATTMPKRFPDLLSREALTRIVDVLAVKEFTDLMQLDRSSFTVTPQRLGVYRPGEHIDNPRAINPEPANPKERDADFEDWVKPDDPALQVDFQTSMKRYIQRSVETMSSELDRATQAGPQSFDGLRALGSGLHILEDFFSHSNFVELSLIKLGHTNVLPWTSEADCRHRLPLVTGMFGGSDIIASLAAPLGKILFSTENKPFEAIKAGERYERDQIIQILLSEHPNEQLLQSYETFLTTRDQWANLPFSEQVERFYAFIGAPGRIVSNAIGTAMQGLATWLGNSIDDFQTILGDDPNTSGSTDPSHSQLAKDHAEHPLHSLAALLAEKAVLQVGQTILGQWSNKDAAEHPAQVAAKFFVHPMDSDWQDELVRDWANRNPGRVKHATLKSDLDRTQEQLRISTEKALLTFNKESSSFLQTFYESHSLSDLWNKITGK, from the coding sequence ATGAATCCTGGCACCAGCACGTACGGCAACTATCAGCAGACTGAAAACACTACCGGTGAGGTCTACGAACCTCTGCCCGTGGCCGCCCGTTTTGAAGCGGGTCAGGGCGAAAAAACCAGGGCCACTCACGGCTCGATAGAAGAAATCCTTGAAACGGCTGGCTTCAAGAAAAATGAAATACGGGCCATTTACTTCGGCAACTGGCTGCGCGATTACTCGCAGTTGCTCGACCCGAAGATCGTCCGCGCCACCACCATGCCCAAGCGTTTCCCGGACCTGCTGTCCCGCGAGGCCCTGACCAGAATCGTGGATGTACTGGCCGTAAAGGAGTTCACCGACCTGATGCAACTCGACCGGTCGAGCTTCACCGTGACGCCGCAAAGGCTCGGTGTTTACCGCCCCGGCGAACACATCGACAACCCCAGGGCCATCAACCCGGAACCGGCCAACCCCAAAGAGCGTGACGCTGACTTCGAGGACTGGGTAAAACCCGACGACCCGGCCTTGCAGGTCGACTTCCAGACCTCAATGAAACGCTATATCCAGCGTTCTGTAGAAACCATGAGCAGCGAGCTGGATAGGGCAACGCAGGCCGGCCCGCAATCCTTCGATGGTCTGCGGGCGCTCGGTTCGGGCCTGCATATCCTCGAAGACTTTTTCTCCCACTCCAACTTCGTCGAGCTGAGCCTGATAAAGCTCGGCCACACGAACGTGCTGCCATGGACCTCCGAAGCCGACTGCCGACATCGGCTGCCTCTGGTGACCGGCATGTTTGGCGGCAGCGATATCATTGCCAGCCTTGCCGCACCACTCGGCAAGATACTGTTTTCGACAGAGAACAAACCGTTTGAAGCCATCAAGGCCGGAGAACGTTACGAACGCGACCAGATCATTCAGATCCTGCTCAGCGAACACCCGAACGAACAACTGTTGCAGAGTTATGAAACATTCCTGACCACCCGCGACCAATGGGCCAACCTGCCTTTCTCGGAACAGGTCGAACGGTTCTATGCCTTTATTGGCGCACCGGGAAGAATCGTCAGCAATGCAATCGGAACAGCCATGCAAGGCCTGGCTACCTGGCTTGGCAACAGCATCGACGACTTCCAGACGATCCTGGGTGACGACCCGAACACCAGCGGCTCTACGGACCCGTCACACTCACAGCTCGCCAAGGACCATGCCGAGCACCCGCTGCATTCTCTGGCTGCTCTCCTGGCGGAAAAAGCGGTACTGCAAGTGGGCCAGACGATATTGGGTCAATGGTCCAACAAAGACGCGGCAGAGCATCCTGCACAAGTGGCTGCGAAATTCTTCGTACACCCGATGGACAGCGACTGGCAGGACGAACTGGTTCGCGACTGGGCAAACAGGAACCCTGGCCGGGTGAAACATGCAACGCTCAAAAGCGATCTGGACCGCACCCAGGAGCAGTTGCGAATCAGCACAGAAAAAGCCCTGCTGACCTTCAACAAGGAAAGCTCCAGTTTCCTGCAAACCTTTTACGAGAGTCATTCGCTGTCAGACCTGTGGAATAAAATCACGGGCAAGTAA
- a CDS encoding SIMPL domain-containing protein (The SIMPL domain is named for its presence in mouse protein SIMPL (signalling molecule that associates with mouse pelle-like kinase). Bacterial member BP26, from Brucella, was shown to assemble into a channel-like structure, while YggE from E. coli has been associated with resistance to oxidative stress.) has translation MFNLRPVALVITLGITILACAQAIAEEPRYNQISLRAEVNQEVQRDLMLVTLYSEAQNSDPAKLAAQITETLNKALGQARQVKDVTIRQGSRNSYPIYDEKGQSITGWRERAELRLESADFAALSKLTGELLTDLKMGGMDFSISTPTRKASEDALLKDAVTAFKARAQLVTEALGGTGYKLVNLNLNTSGYPQPYLRAPVMMMKAERADAAPTPDVEAGTSQVSVAADGVIEVQIP, from the coding sequence ATGTTCAATCTTCGCCCTGTCGCCCTGGTCATAACGCTGGGAATCACGATCCTGGCCTGTGCCCAGGCCATTGCCGAGGAACCTCGTTACAACCAGATTTCATTGCGCGCCGAGGTCAATCAAGAGGTCCAGCGCGACCTGATGCTTGTCACACTCTACAGCGAAGCCCAGAACAGCGACCCGGCAAAGCTCGCGGCACAGATCACCGAAACCCTGAACAAGGCGCTGGGCCAGGCGCGTCAGGTCAAGGACGTGACGATCCGCCAGGGCAGCCGCAACAGTTACCCCATCTACGACGAGAAAGGTCAGTCGATCACTGGCTGGCGTGAGCGCGCCGAACTGCGCCTGGAAAGTGCCGACTTTGCCGCGCTGTCCAAGCTGACAGGGGAGTTGCTGACCGACCTGAAAATGGGCGGCATGGACTTCTCCATTTCCACGCCAACCCGCAAGGCCAGCGAAGATGCCCTGCTCAAGGATGCCGTGACCGCGTTCAAGGCTCGCGCCCAACTGGTCACCGAGGCTCTGGGTGGCACGGGCTACAAGCTGGTGAACCTGAACCTCAATACCTCGGGTTACCCACAGCCCTACCTGCGCGCGCCGGTCATGATGATGAAAGCCGAACGTGCCGACGCCGCCCCGACGCCTGATGTCGAAGCCGGCACCAGCCAGGTCAGTGTCGCAGCCGATGGTGTGATCGAAGTGCAGATTCCCTGA